A window of the Anoplolepis gracilipes chromosome 11, ASM4749672v1, whole genome shotgun sequence genome harbors these coding sequences:
- the LOC140670840 gene encoding uncharacterized protein yields the protein MRISHIQNRIEQQLALSSLIFQAIESFNRIAPAEITTRLVNARIAALKDNWEKFTIIHDAIIIAISHLSTEDKQEIKKHAYFGDEHYLKTYERYLESVDKISIYLDSEEVTIPRTTSTQSLSQPASQQLSVSHHTRLPRIDLPKFNGTASEWISFKDLFSSIIIENTTLSSVEKLQYLKASLTGTAAHLLKNTAITAGNFQKAWNDLVSFYENKRLLVNSAIQALLSLKRIPKESASDLEVLYTSIMQIYRTLETLQRPVDKWDDFLVFLAIQRLDSESVKVWEQHLGSTKEPPTWKHFCEFLVTRLLSLQAFEKSQNISTKKKTPHYMMKSYHQMQKRSNTNQSAPSCIICDAKHFLTGCPQYNSQTTQQWYFLVTKHGLCYNCLGKHRISECRSLKRCMKCGKKHHTTIHKRFPSSKENNSENTNPNTSIETIRQPGPSHALHASIHPAQLSTTSMLLATAQVLIINETGRIMKIRALIDQGSEVTLISERIVQALKLPRSQSFIPLVGVGEQSPNRTRGVTSFKLKSLHNNLESFKVSAHILTKLTSLIPSNQIAVKPWAHLKELPLADPQFGSPSAIELIIGADFYHQIIKEGLRKGPPDTPIAQLTSFGWILSGPASTESTQLSAQSYHITMDSHLYDLLHRFWQLEEVSAKPEPAITPEDLQCERHFKDTHSRDAQGRYVVRLPFKNSPQLLGDSYNKATKMMSSLQNKLKTNTKYAEAYVQFMKEYEDLQHIKPITNVKTEHLHPNFYLPHHGVWREHSSTTKLRVVFNGSSRTTSGVSLNDILHSGPKLQVDLFNVLIWFRQFRYDFLLIWKKCTGKSMFTLMIGDSSVSAGQHLKTLYALRTISQLIEDDGQEYPLAVPCLRQGRYVDDIFGGAETVEKVLEIIHQLNRLCMAGGFPLQKWASNDANILNNLPANQGINPHPISMDQDAGVAILGLHWKPASDCFYFLLDRLSTTIITKRTILSTIAKFFDPLGLLSPVIIKAKVLIQNLWVNKLEWDEPLPAPIANKWIAFVEELEGLNEITIPRWIEIKPGYQIQIHGFCHASTQALAALVYIRTVNPEGNITTSLITTKTKKFLSTSGKENPADDATRGLSPSQLSKQVTWWKGPSWLSQSSDIWPNHSFRLSASDNLEARPPKIYVATKINNQPQWDLMTRYSNLTKLLRITALCIKAVERFKHSQIKTFGPLTTVEIDAAKAYWVKTIQNTHFAYKFKLLSQGLSLPKSNPLNNLTPFLDSTGLIRTGGRLRNSQLPPESKHLLILPKQSTFTQLIIADAHTRTCHGGTQITLTFIRNYYWIVGGRLPVKSHILRCVICIRYRQKRAQQLMGQLPSERVTPTTRPFLHTGVDYAGPLLIKTWKGKNARQYKAYIVVFVCYSTSAVHLELVTDYSADAFIAAYKRFTARRGICVTLSSDCGINLIGADAELKRLFSTASQEQERLASLLSNDGTQWRFNPPSAPHFGGKWEAAVKSVKFHLKRIVGSHLLTYEEMTTLLTQIEAVLNSRPLCPLSDDPDDLTVLTPGHFLIGTAPTVLPEPSLEHVNCSRLSRWQLLRQMLESFWSRWSKECLQRFHDTSKWTNPTLSLEQWF from the exons ATGAGGATTTCACACATACAGAATCGAATCGAACAACAGCTCGCGTTGAGCAGCCTTATTTTTCAGGCCATTGAAAGCTTCAACAGGATCGCCCCAGCGGAGATAACAACACGACTGGTCAACGCTCGCATTGCTGCATTAAAAGACAACTGGgaaaaatttactatcatcCATGATGCAATTATTATCGCAATCAGTCATCTCAGTACAGAGGACAAACAGGAAATAAAGAAACACGCATATTTTGGTGATGAGCATTACCTTAAGACTTACGAACGATATCTAGAGTCCGTCGACAAGATAAGCATTTACCTTGATTCGGAAGAAGTGACCATCCCAAGGACAACATCAACGCAGTCGCTCTCTCAACCTGCGTCACAACAACTGTCTGTGTCTCACCACACAAGACTTCCTCGCATTGATTTACCAAAATTTAATGGAACTGCCTCTGAGTGGATTTCATTCAAAGATTTGTTTTCATCAATCATCATTGAAAACACAACACTAAGCTCCGTTGAAAAGTTACAATATCTTAAAGCTAGTTTGACTGGCACAGCAGCTCACCTTCTCAAGAACACGGCGATAACTGCTGGTAACTTTCAGAAAGCATGGAACGATCTTGTTTCTTTCTACGAGAACAAACGGTTACTTGTGAATTCAGCTATCCAAGCCTTACTTTCTCTAAAACGCATCCCAAAAGAGTCAGCAAGTGATCTTGAAGTTTTGTATACAAGTATCATGCAAATCTACCGTACTTTGGAAACATTACAACGGCCAGTGGACAAGTGGGATGATTTTCTGGTCTTCTTAGCTATCCAGAGGTTGGATTCAGAATCTGTAAAGGTATGGGAGCAACATCTTGGATCAACAAAAGAACCACCAACTTGGAAAcatttttgtgaatttttggTCACTCGTCTTCTCTCCTTACAAGCCTTTGAAAAGTCTCAAAACATCTCGACAAAAAAGAAGACCCCACACTACATGATGAAATCCTATCATCAAATGCAAAAGAGAAGCAATACCAACCAATCGGCTCCTTCGTGTATTATTTGTGATGCGAAACATTTCTTGACTGGGTGTCCACAATATAACTCGCAAACAACTCAGCAATGGTACTTCTTAGTGACGAAGCACGGCCTATGTTATAACTGTTTAGGCAAACATCGAATTTCTGAATGTCGATCACTCAAACGATGTATGAAATGTGGCAAAAAACATCATACGACGATTCATAAACGGTTTCCATCAAGTAAAGAGAACAATTCAGAAAACACAAATCCGAATACTTCTATCGAGACGATTAGACAGCCAGGTCCATCACATGCATTACATGCTTCTATTCATCCTGCGCAGCTGTCTACCACCAGCATGTTATTAGCCACCGCGCAAGTTCTGATCATTAACGAAACTGGACGTATCATGAAGATTCGAGCACTTATCGATCAAGGTTCTGAAGTCACGCTAATCTCGGAAAGAATTGTTCAAGCTCTGAAACTCCCTCGATCACAATCATTCATCCCCTTGGTTGGAGTCGGGGAACAATCTCCTAACAGGACTCGCGGAGTCACTTCATTCAAGCTTAAATCTCTacacaataatttagaaaGCTTTAAAGTATCAGCCCATATTCTAACGAAATTGACCAGCCTAATTCCGTCAAATCAGATAGCAGTTAAACCATGGGCACACTTGAAGGAGTTACCGTTAGCCGATCCTCAATTCGGTTCTCCAAGTGCAATAGAGCTAATCATAGGTGCTGACTTTTACCATCAAATCATCAAAGAAGGCTTAAGAAAGGGACCACCCGACACTCCAATAGCACAGTTGACCTCCTTTGGCTGGATTCTATCCGGCCCAGCATCAACAGAATCGACGCAGCTCTCTGCTCAAAGTTACCACATCACCATGGATTCTCACCTTTATGATCTCCTTCACCGATTTTGGCAACTAGAGGAAGTATCAGCAAAACCCGAGCCTGCAATCACACCTGAAGACTTACAATGTGAGCGACATTTTAAAGATACTCACTCTCGAGACGCTCAAGGGCGATACGTGGTTCGTCTACCATTTAAGAATTCTCCTCAACTCTTAGGAGATTCTTACAACAAGGCCACCAAAATGATGAGCTCGCtacaaaataaacttaaaacgAACACCAAGTATGCTGAGGCGTATGTTCAATTCATGAAAGAGTACGAGGATCTTCAGCATATAAAGCCAATAACAAATGTCAAGACCGAACACCTTCACCCGAACTTTTATTTACCTCATCATGGAGTTTGGAGAGAACACAGCAGTACCACTAAACTACGAGTAGTTTTTAATGGTTCGAGTCGCACTACTTCCGGAGTTTCCCTCAACGACATTCTGCACTCCGGTCCTAAGCTGCAAGTGGATTTATTCAACGTCTTGATTTGGTTCAGACAATTTCGCTACGATTTTCTGTTGATATGGAAAAAATGTACAGGCAAATCAATGTTCACTCTGATGATTGGAGACTCCAGCGTGTCCGCTGGTCAACATCTGAAAACTCTATACG CCCTCCGCACAATTTCCCAACTGATAGAAGATGACGGCCAAGAGTATCCTTTAGCAGTTCCTTGTCTCAGACAAGGAAGATATGTCGACGACATTTTCGGAGGAGCTGAAACGGTTGAAAAGGTGCTAGAAATCATTCATCAACTAAATCGTTTGTGCATGGCGGGCGGCTTTCCGTTGCAGAAGTGGGCAAGTAACGATGCCAATATCCTCAACAATCTTCCGGCAAATCAAGGGATTAACCCTCATCCTATCTCAATGGATCAAGACGCTGGTGTTGCAATACTAGGTTTACATTGGAAACCTGCTTCTGattgtttctattttcttcTGGATCGTCTTTCCACAACAATAATAACTAAACGCACTATTCTATCAACAATCGCTAAATTCTTTGATCCACTAGGCCTACTATCACCGGTCATCATCAAAGCCAAAGTACTTATTCAAAACTTATGGGTAAATAAACTGGAATGGGATGAACCTTTACCAGCTCCCATAGCAAATAAATGGATCGCTTTTGTTGAGGAATTAGAAGGCCTCAACGAAATCACGATTCCAAGATGGATTGAAATCAAACCTGGTTatcaaatacaaatacatGGGTTTTGTCACGCATCCACTCAAGCTCTCGCGGCATTGGTCTACATCAGAACAGTCAATCCGGAAGGAAACATCACTACAAGCTTAATCACGACCAAAACAAAGAAGTTCCTGTCTACAT CCGGGAAAGAGAACCCTGCGGATGACGCAACAAGAGGACTGTCGCCCTCTCAGTTGTCAAAACAAGTAACATGGTGGAAAGGGCCCTCCTGGCTTTCTCAATCTAGCGACATCTGGCCTAATCACTCTTTTCGACTTTCCGCCTCTGACAATTTAGAAGCAAGGCCTCCGAAAATCTATGTGGCAACGAAGATAAACAATCAACCACAATGGGACTTGATGACAAGATATTCTAACCTTACAAAGCTCTTACGCATTACAGCCTTATGCATTAAGGCAGTCGAACGATTTAAGCACTCACAAATTAAGACTTTCGGACCACTCACCACTGTGGAAATTGATGCAGCTAAAGCCTATTGGGTCAAAACCATTCAAAATACACACTTTGCTTATAAATTTAAGCTTCTGTCTCAAGGTTTGTCTTTGCCAAAATCCAATCCTCTTAACAATTTGACTCCATTTCTAGATTCTACTGGATTAATAAGAACCGGAGGTCGACTTCGAAATTCTCAATTACCTCCTGAGAGCAAACATCTTTTGATATTGCCAAAGCAATCAACTTTCACCCAGTTGATCATCGCGGACGCTCATACGAGGACATGTCACGGAGGCACTCAAATCACATTGACTTTCATCAGAAATTACTACTGGATTGTCGGTGGTCGTCTGCCAGTAAAAAGTCATATTCTACGCTGTGTTATATGCATAAGGTATCGGCAAAAAAGGGCGCAGCAACTCATGGGGCAACTTCCATCCGAACGTGTTACTCCAACAACACGCCCATTCTTACATACCGGAGTTGACTACGCAGGTCCACTCTTAATAAAGACATGGAAAGGAAAAAACGCACGACAGTACAAGGCATATATCGTCGTTTTCGTTTGTTATTCTACCTCAGCAGTACACCTTGAGTTAGTAACGGATTATTCTGCCGATGCATTTATCGCCGCTTACAAGCGATTTACTGCAAGACGAGGCATCTGCGTCACATTATCCAGTGACTGTGGAATTAACTTGATAGGCGCTGATGcagaattaaaaagattgtTCTCTACCGCATCTCAAGAGCAAGAGAGATTAGCATCACTACTCTCAAATGACGGAACACAATGGCGATTTAACCCACCCAGTGCCCCTCATTTCGGGGGCAAATGGGAGGCCGCCGTTAAATCGGTAAAGTTTCATCTGAAACGAATAGTGGGCTCTCATCTATTAACTTATGAAGAAATGACGACATTGCTAACTCAAATAGAAGCAGTACTAAACTCAAGGCCTCTGTGTCCTCTGTCCGATGATCCAGATGATTTGACTGTGCTAACACCTGGTCATTTTCTAATAGGAACTGCACCCACCGTTCTGCCTGAACCTTCGTTGGAACACGTTAACTGTTCCCGATTATCGCGATGGCAGCTGTTACGTCAGATGCTAGAAAGCTTCTGGTCACGATGGTCAAAGGAATGTTTACAGAGATTCCATGACACTTCAAAATGGACCAATCCAACGCTTTCGCTAGAACAATGGTTCTAG